A region from the Aphis gossypii isolate Hap1 chromosome 1, ASM2018417v2, whole genome shotgun sequence genome encodes:
- the LOC114128460 gene encoding ruvB-like 2: MSAAAVAKVQEVREISRVERIGAHSHIRGLGLDDNREPRNVSQGLVGQLKARKAMGVVLDMIKEEKIAGRSVLLAGEPGTGKTAIAMALAQALGSDTPFTCMSGSEIYSLEMSKTEALTQAIRKSIGVRIKEESEIIEGEVVEFQIERPVTGTGSKVGKLTMRTTDMETVYDLGNKMIEALLKEKVLAGDVVTIDVASGKVNKIGRSFTRSRDYDASGPQTRFVQCPEGELQKRKEVVHTVTLHEIDVINSRTHGFLALFSGDTGEIKSEVRDQINCKVSEWREEGKAELLAGVLFIDEVHMLDIECFSFLNRALENEIAPIVITATNRGVTNIRGTNYKSPHGVPLDLLDRMVIIMTQPYSENELEQILKIRAEEEDCEISKDALSILAKISKSTSLRYGIQLITTAHLVCRKRKATEVTVDDVKKVYRLFLDEERSTQLMKEYQKEYMFDHYAMTNADNEEDKLDDSMEVQNDSTSST; encoded by the exons ATGTCC GCAGCGGCAGTAGCCAAGGTACAAGAAGTCCGGGAGATTTCCCGAGTAGAACGTATCGGTGCCCATTCTCACATACGTGGACTTGGGTTGGACGATAACAGGGAACCGAGAAat GTTTCACAAGGATTAGTTGGCCAGTTGAAAGCTCGTAAGGCCATGGGCGTTGTGTTGGACATGATAAAAGAGGAGAAAATTGCTGGAAGGTCTGTTCTACTCGCTGGCGAACCTGGCACAG gaAAGACTGCTATTGCCATGGCATTAGCACAGGCTTTGGGTTCTGATACGCCATTTACATGTATGTCTGGTTCAGAAATATATAGTTTGGAAATGAGCAAAACCGAAGCACTAACTCAAGCCATCCGTAAATCAATTGGTGTTCGCATCAA agaGGAGAGTGAGATTATTGAAGGCGAAGTAGTTGAGTTCCAAATAGAACGCCCAGTTACAGGGACAGGATCTAAAGTAGGAAAATTAACTATGAGAACTACAGACATGGAGACTGTTTATGATCTAGgaaataaaatgattgaagctttgttaaaagaaaaa gTTTTGGCTGGAGATGTCGTTACTATTGATGTTGCTAGTGGCAAGGTTAATAAAATTGGACGGTCATTTACCAGATCAAGAGATTATGATGCATCTGGCCCACAAACTAG attTGTGCAGTGTCCAGAAGGCGAACTTCAAAAACGCAAAGAAGTTGTGCATACAGTAACGTTACATGAAATTGATGTGATTAATTCCAGGACCCACGGTTTCCTTGCTCTGTTTTCAG gtgaCACGGGTGAAATCAAGTCAGAAGTTAGAGATCAAATTAACTGTAAAGTTAGTGAGTGGCGTGAAGAGGGAAAAGCTGAATTATTAGCTGGCGTACTATTCATTGATgaa GTGCACATGTTAGACATAGAATGTTTTTCGTTCTTGAACAGAGCTTTAGAGAATGAAATTGCTCCAATTGTAATAACAGCGACTAATCGTGGAGTGACAAACATCCGCGGCACAAACTATAAATCACCGCATGGTGTACCACTTGATTTGCTTGACCGCATGGTCATTATTATGACACAACCCTATTCCGAAAATGAATtagaacaaattttaaaaataag GGCTGAAGAAGAAGACTGTGAAATATCCAAAGATGCCTTGTCTATTTTAGCCAAGATCAGTAAATCAACTTCTTTGCGATATggtattcaattaataacaacTGCCCACTTGGTATGTAGAAAACGTAAAGCCACTGAAGTGACAGTAGATGATGTAAAAAAAGTGTACAGACTGTTTTTGGATGAAGAACGTTCAACTCAACTTATGAAAGAATATCAAAAAGAATACATGTTTGACCATTATGCAATGACAA ATGCTGACAACGAAGAAGACAAACTTGATGATTCAATGGAAGTACAAAATGATAGCACATCGTCtacataa